ACTACGCTGACGGTGGTGAGTATTTCCTGGTTGCTATGGCAGCATGGCCAGCAATGACTGGCTTTGTGGGCAAAACCATCGGTAGAAACCACAACAAAAGGGACAGACAGAGGAGGGGAGAATGGGTGGGTCTCCGTGTTGTAAGCTGAATCAATAAGATAGCTTCTACATTGGTTTGGTTTGTCagcaccccccaaaaaaaaaaaaaatgtttgtttgtttttttaaaataatgaatACTAGTTAGACCAGtcattgtttaaaaagaaaaaaaacctttaaaggtAACTCTTTCTACATATTCAAGCATAATTTTAGCAATTTTAGCAGCATTGTGATGATTCcagcagaaaacacaaagaaaaatatgtagaaaaataatttattctttttcacattcgaaaaaaaaaaactgacaaaatcTACACTTTAAACACAcaacttaatatattacatgaTAAATACAACGTGAGAGTAATTCATTTCCTGTTTACGTGCGAGTTCTTCCCACACTGATGGTAGTTGAGAGCTCGATTGATTGACCACAGTTCCATATTACGTCCAGATTTACACCTTCAGGTTACAGTTAGTCCATCCTTTAGTGATAAGTACTGTAAAAGTACAAGAAAGACAGGGAAAGCCCACATTAAAACAGTCACTCTGTGCTATATTCAAATGTCTGGATGATCTTATTCTCAATGCATGCTGACAGATCAACAAAATGTTTTGGATTATACAATCAAGAGGTTTTACTTTACATTTAGTGACCGTCATGCCTATTGCTTCGTATTTTGGCAAATATACAACTGTAGTTTGTATGGAAGCACTACGTCTCCTTATTCGTGGGTCCTACCTTTTTCCTGCTGTCAATggcctgctgcagccagagcaGCTCCATGGTCAGTGCGTTTCTATGACGACGCAGTGCCTCCGGGGTACGAGGCACCTCCTGTGCCAAGCAGTACTGTTGACGACCTGAAGGAAGGATTGCAAAATGATTCATGAGGCCTCCTCTCTTTTAAGATTTAGTTTAACATGctgaacaacaaaagaaaaaaaatcttcatccATATCTGTAACTCCTGTAGAAGACAattaatttttctttcttttactctttAACGAATGGAAAACCAAGTTCCACCACCCCATATTTGATGTTTCACGCTCCCACAAGGTATGGAGCGTCTGCTTTTCAGTGTCATATGACAGTACACTGCAcgaataaaacacaaaagaggGCAGTATGAAGAGAAATGTCTGTGGGGTCTTGGAAAATGTGATGGCAAAATTATTAGACACTTCATCTTtggctgtgaaaaaaaaaactaagctgAAGCCATGAACAAGATGTTGAAATTGTTCAAAATTCGGTCTGATGCGTACACTGGATACCTCAACGTGACACACCTGTCACTTACTAGAGCAAAATTTATATTTTGTTTATCAATTATAGGAAATTCAACACTTCCAAGAGTCCATAACTTATAATAAATTGCGTCCAAATTGTGTCAGATGGACCTCACTTGCAGGTAAGTTACTGAAAGAGGGAGACTGGTAGTATTCTGCTTGTATCCGATAGCAAAAAGTTGTCTcatggcatgtttttttttcatttgcctTACTTCAAGATAAACATCCTGCAATGTGAACACTGGACTAAATTTAGTCTACAGCACTTACCTTTGTGAGAGTTACTGTTCATGTCCAGCTCCAAACTGCTCCAGATGGTGGAGGACCTCCCCGTGCTCTCCATCGTCCCACCATCTGTATCTCCGGTGCTCTGTCTCTGCTCCTCTCCAGCCCCTCTCACAGGGCTGATTAGTAAACAGTCTCCCGAATCAtccctctctgcctcttttCTCTCGAACAGGCCACAAAGATCTCCTGTCTCCTCGGATGAGGGTGCTGAGCTCTGGGGACCATCGGCATCTCGTCCTGGCTTTGACTGTTTGCTAGTTGAGCTGCACGAACGAAAACACGCGCCGCCCTGATAAGGCACGGAGCACAGAAATGAGAAATGGCTTTTAAAGGTTTTAAACCACAACTCttacaactgcagctgttacaTACAGTTACTTACTGTGTTTATGAAGAGGGGAATGGAGATGACCGTCTCAGTCCACTTTAAAAGTGTCAGGCTCCCGTCAATCTCCTTCACAATTTCCTCAAAGTCCTCACGCGCACGTCGAACCGCGCTCCTCATTAGGTATCCGCGTGCACATGCCTGTCGAGAGGAGGAGAGTAAAAATACTAACAGCATCTAGTACAGTTACTGAAGGTGGCATGTTATGTCGATGCTAATAACTAGCCGACGCTAACTGTTTTCCCAGAGTTAGCAAAGTAGCTAAAGagccaaaaaaaacattagTTACAAATTATTGCAGGTATTGAGACACAACATGCCACCCATTAAGTGAAAGCCCGAAATGGGGAACGATTGTTACCTGAAAATGAGTGATTATCCTCTCCCATTTGCTTCTGTCCATTGCTATGGTTACGTGACAGCGCCTCCACGGAGAGCGGGAGTTGAACTCAATTTCTATTTAATTCCGGTGTCAAACTCAAAAGATTAAAAGTATGCCTTTGTGAAATATGCCTCGTAAAGATACATTTCTACATTTAACCATGATATATCTCCATGATAAACCGTGCTGTaagtaataattaaaaaaagttaGAGTAAATCCTGCTGTATTTAACCGTTGTTATTACTGCGGTGTTATATTTTGAAAAAGCGTTAGCGGAAGTAACCATATGTTTGGGTTCAGTCGCAATGTTGCTGCTAGACACATGGCACTATTTCATTAAAGTTTTGCGCCACGACTGAGGAAAATGAGTGGCAGTTCAAATCAGAGAACTTTGTTTCAGACTTGGGGTGCCTCCGTGCCCCAAAACAAAGCTGCTCAGCCGACAAAAGAGGCTAAAAAGACCGCTGGAGTGCGCAGACCGACTTCAAGCAACATTGCCCAGGTAGCTAGAATACATCCTCCTCGAAATCCTCTATGGACAGAAATTGGCCAAGAATCAACGTATTCATCAAGTGACCCACTGAGGACAGAGGACGTCATACCTGAGGATGAAGACGACGACGacttgatggtggtcgctgttTATGAAGCAGAAAAGAGCCTGCAATTTGAAAATGCTAACTTTCAAGATGACAACCATGACCAAACAGAAAACCCAGCTCTTTCTCCTACCCCAGCAGGAGGGCAGATATATCCAGACTTTCCTGGCTTTGACAGCTCCTCAGCTAAGGTATGGATTTATCCCACCAACTATCCCATTAGGGAGTACCAGCTGAAGATCTCAGAGGCCGCCCTGTTTCAGAACACACTTGTGTGTCTACCTACTGGTCTAGGGAAAACTTTCATAGCATCTGTGGTCATGTACAACTTCTACCGGTGGTATCCATCCGGGAAGATTGTGTTCATGGCACCCACCAAGCCTCTAGTGGCCCAGCAGATCGAGGCCTGTTATAAAGTGATGGGCATCCCCCAGGCACACATGGCTGAGCTGACAGGTAACACACTCATGATACAAAAAGCCACGACACTCGTCCAACCCTTACACAGACAACGTTAACGAGGCGGCATTCACTGATTCATAGGCAGCACAGCAGCAAAGCAGAGGCAAGAGGTGTGGAGGTCCAAGCGCGTCTTCTTCCTCACCCCTCAGGTCATGGTGAATGATCTGTCCAGAGACACCTGCCCAGCCACGCAGGTCAAGTGTGTGGTGATCGATGAGGCTCACAAGGCATTGGGCAACCACGCCTACTGTCAGGTACAGAAACCTTTCGCAAATTAGGACACTGCTATCTCATAGATGCAAAATTAAAATCTAGTcacctgttttctttttattttacgtAACTTCATTTTGATATTAAACCACATAGGTTATACCATGATAAATGACTTCAGGGTACTGCTTATTTTCTGCATTCTAACATACTAAGTTTCTCAAATATTCAAACGATGCCGATGTAACGGCATGTATCTCTTTCTCAGGTGACCAGACAGCTCTGCAGCCAGACTCTGCAGTTCCGCGTCCTGGCTCTTAGTGCCACTCCAGGAGGAGATGCGAAAGTGAGAGGAATGCATTTTCTGCTTGAAAAAAATGTGACCTAAGGATATAATGTCCACGTGACTGTTTTCAAATGATCTCTTCCTTCACGTCATTCTTGCAGTCGGTGCAGTCTGTGATATCCAATCTGCTCATCTCCCAAGTTGAGCTGCGCTCAGAGGAGAGCCCAGACATCCGGGCCCATTCCCACCAGCGAAGTGTGGATAAAATGGTGGTTCCTCTTGGTGAGGCTCTTTCTGCTCAGCAGACACGCTACCTGCAGGTaggcccatgcagtgatttgttACATGCCCTATCTCCTCTGGTAGGTCTGCTCTCCTACGGATGAATTCATTTAGAATACCGTTTTTTCTTAGAGATACGGGTGAAGAGTCAAAGGTTGGAAACTGAAGGGTGTACATCTACtgtaaaaaagttttttctaattttttttttatttctgattttGGGATTTTATAGATTGACACTAAATCATTTTGACGATGATGTATTCTTTTAAATTTAACTCTATCCTCACGCCTAGTCGTCGTCAGTCGTCATCCATTCACTGCGAATAAATCCTTATATCCTGTGGCAAATACCCAAGCATCTTGTTGCTGTCACAAGCACAGTACTCTGTCATGTTTGGCAGCTTTTTCTATATAATTTCCAACCTGAGTCACTGAATCAGTCTCTTGTCTTTCCTTAAACGTGAGGTATGTTTGGAGCCTTGCTGCCACCTTGTGGGTCATCGTTGGCTTGCCTCTGTTGTGAAACCTCCTCAGATGCAAGTCTCTCAGCTTCACGTCTTTCTTCTGGCTGTTTGGCTCTTTCTGGGTCAGTTGATATCAAAAAGGATTGATTTGTCTTGAAAGCATCATCCTGCCACACTTGGTGGTCAAGCTTTTGGTGTTGGTGGACTGAAGGATTGGGGATTATTAACGAACCCTACCTGCTGTCTCCTTGTCACGGGTCGGCTCACTGTCTGTGTGTACTGTTTTGTAAATGTGCGGCTACACTTCATTTTTTTCGGCCGGCTGCACAGCTGGAACGTGACACTTGCATTTGGAAGGTTTTGACCTGTTGTGTTCCAGCTCTGTTagatcttccttttttttttatatatatagttccgtcctctctgattctcttcatATTTTGGTAATAATAGGGCAAAGtaacctccttttttttttttttttttaaactatattaACTGCCCTGTCATTATAACCCCCGACTGGAGGATGTTTGCAACCTGCTTGTTAGCCTCCATTTCCCTCTGAAGAGAAATGGTGTAAAACTTTATTCACTGTAACATGAGCATTACCGCAGTCATGCAGGCAGAATTCAATCACTGTGGAGCAAATCAGAAAAATGAACCACTCAAGCAGACAGGGCAAGCAGTTTTAGTTCAGTTATATGGGTTTTTCCCTTCAGTTGTTGAcccatttttaatcacagaGCAGCCCATATTCATCTTTATTACGCCTGAAGTAgcctcctcttttcttttcttttttttttaatttgcgcCACTGCATTGTGGTTTGGATTAAGGATGGAGGCTTTATAGACAGAGAGCGTATTGTCAGCAAACATCTAGGCCACTGTTGTGCTGAGTTGTTGGTCACAGGATTTGCACTTTTAATGCCGAGATGGAAACCTTTTGGGGGGTATAGATTTTGAATTTGAGGAGGAAAAACTATTTGTCCAAAAAGGCCCGTTTCACTtgagtttttcttattttgtcatCTGTTtacctttgtttttatttgctcgATAAAAACGGTCAAAGCTTCCGTTACTGCTGCATTGTGCAGTGGGTTGCACTTTCAGTCTGTCCTGGTGTTTGTGTCCCTGTTGTGAGGGCTTATTGTGTTACTATGCTCCAGTAACTCAGCACCAGCTCCTGTTGTGAAGTGGATTATGTGATACATTTCCAAACTAGGTTGGGCGTGGTGTTTTGATTTGATCCCATAAAAGCAAGGAGTAGACTTTTGGGGGTTTTCTGTTGTGACAGTAGTCGCTGGATGGTGGAAACGCAGATGAAATAATCTCACACTTATTTTGTTGCTCATAATGTTTTTTGTACTTGTTCTGCAGAATGTGGTTCATTAATAGCCTGAGGGGACTTTACTTTCATATTTAATGCAGGCCGTCTTCAGAGAGGGAAAGGAGTGATTTCCTGTTTCGGGAGTTTTCcaataatttattttcaaaatcgATGCGGCTTCGCCGAACCAACAAGACTTTAAGAGCCACTTAACACATTTCTGCTGCCATTCACCTAAAATCATTCAAAGCTGCCGCTGTTTGTGTAAATGAGTCCGGTGAAACTTAACCCTGCAACATTTCAAAAGACAGGAGACGAGCATGTTTTTattgaacaaagaaaaccacagTAGCATCTGTTTGTTGCACTTGAATTTTCACAGTACATCACTCTTGCAAAATACTAAAattagatttgaaaaaaaaaaaaagaaggaaaacaaagtaATAGTCAGGCTCTTAAAGGGAAAACCAACCTAGAAGTGTCATGGCTTTGCAAGTGTTTGCACACTTCAAAGCTGCTATCATAattcaaaatgtattatttGCACTTTGGATGTGTTGATGTCATCCAAACTGCTTTACATTAACACTGGGGAACCTCCCAACCAAATATAACATCtctattcttttaaaaaatttgCCAACTTTCTTTGACTTGGGGCTGAATTGacccttttttattttccaacagGTTTCTTAAGCTAATGCCTTAGCATTGCCTTAGCATTCCATAGACACTCCTGTTttggtaaaaaaacaacaacaagtctTTACATAGGGATGATTTTAGCTAGTTCACTTCCAGTTATCCCAGCAGTGCATGTACATATCCACAGCAGAATCATATCAACATCACTGTTAACTCCAGGTATAGCTGGTATCAAAAACTTTTCGATGGATCCCATTGGTACGTTTAATTtgaaaacttgaaaacttgagagttAACATAAATCCCCTCTGACTTTATAAATTCTTCATCATAGATGATAAAACCTGAACAGTTTCAACTAAAACGAaattgagttgtttttttctttacatttttttcaattttaaacACACAATTTTAATCACAGCCGACAATCTCTGCGCTATTTCTTCTTTTATGCTTGCGTTGTCTCTACTCGGCAGCAGTAGTGTTTGCAGTACATTAGTGAATGCTAACTAACACCGACACAGAGTAGCAAGTAGAAAGAGCGTGACGAAGAGGTACATTGGTAAATACTGTGTACGAACAAGTGCTGAAACACGAGGAATGCATCAGCGAAGAGAATGTATAGAATCTATTGTACTTTTTGATTGTCATTCAGCAGTATAATCAGTGAGTTTTCAGCATTTGGTCTGTAGAAGTGTGATGCCTTGTAGCTTTACATTCATTCACAAGCACATGAACGTACTATGTTCATAGGTGCTTGTTTTCTAAATTAGTGTCACCTGTTGTGTTGCGCTTATTTATGTTTGAGGCCACTATTTCTGGTGTGGGTAACGTCTATTGGACACTGGACTGTGGGGAACTCTGCATATACCCTTCCCCTTTCCTACATCACCAGCAACTAAACACACCCATTGATTGGGGTAGGCTAGTGGCCCAGAAACTGGCTTCTTGATTATTGGTCTTGTAATGAATATTGCACTTCCTGTTGAAACAAAACATGCAGCGTGATAAGCTTTGCAATCTTGAAATTCGGGGATAAAATTAAGAGTTGGGGCGACAGAGCTGAAATCACTTGCAGAATGAT
This region of Odontesthes bonariensis isolate fOdoBon6 chromosome 17, fOdoBon6.hap1, whole genome shotgun sequence genomic DNA includes:
- the iqcc gene encoding IQ domain-containing protein C is translated as MDRSKWERIITHFQACARGYLMRSAVRRAREDFEEIVKEIDGSLTLLKWTETVISIPLFINTGGACFRSCSSTSKQSKPGRDADGPQSSAPSSEETGDLCGLFERKEAERDDSGDCLLISPVRGAGEEQRQSTGDTDGGTMESTGRSSTIWSSLELDMNSNSHKGRQQYCLAQEVPRTPEALRRHRNALTMELLWLQQAIDSRKKYLSLKDGLTVT